The following proteins are co-located in the Sulfuricurvum sp. genome:
- a CDS encoding MBL fold metallo-hydrolase, with protein sequence MDSIEFLGTGGTRTPTQGTTCLRVSTHCVIDAGNLINTFGDDVFTIEHIFLSHSHLDHIIDIPFLADLFVTQKKVSLKIYGLKATLDDLRQFIFNHRVWPNFEEITLIGHTQKTIELIELELETPYTVDDVTLTPFKTDHTEGSCGYIIEKNGAGMMFTADTYRCNRIWDLLDELPHIHTLITEVSFPSSFTKLAHDSKHLTPALLSDELNKCKRDDFTVSVMHLKALFVAPIVDELKAMKLLRNGGKVLVDGDRIQYAR encoded by the coding sequence ATGGACAGTATTGAATTTTTAGGGACCGGCGGAACGCGAACACCCACACAAGGGACTACCTGCCTGCGGGTAAGTACCCACTGTGTCATTGATGCCGGCAATCTTATCAATACGTTCGGTGATGACGTTTTTACAATAGAACATATTTTTCTCAGCCATTCGCATCTCGATCATATTATTGACATCCCTTTTCTCGCCGATCTTTTCGTTACCCAAAAAAAAGTCTCTCTCAAAATTTATGGTTTGAAAGCGACACTTGATGATTTACGCCAATTTATCTTTAACCATCGGGTCTGGCCGAACTTTGAAGAGATCACGCTGATCGGCCATACGCAAAAGACGATCGAACTGATCGAACTGGAACTCGAAACTCCTTATACAGTAGATGATGTAACCCTTACCCCTTTCAAAACAGATCACACGGAAGGAAGCTGCGGCTATATCATCGAAAAAAACGGTGCGGGGATGATGTTTACTGCCGATACCTATCGATGCAATCGCATATGGGATCTTCTCGATGAACTCCCGCATATTCACACCCTCATTACAGAAGTATCCTTCCCATCGAGTTTTACAAAATTGGCACATGATAGTAAACACCTTACCCCGGCACTCCTTTCAGACGAATTGAATAAATGCAAAAGAGATGATTTCACAGTCTCCGTCATGCATCTCAAAGCCCTCTTCGTTGCTCCCATAGTCGATGAATTAAAAGCGATGAAGCTGCTCCGTAACGGAGGGAAAGTCCTTGTCGATGGGGATCGAATTCAATACGCACGGTAG
- a CDS encoding alkylphosphonate utilization protein, whose amino-acid sequence MSIEQTLKERSGNICELCGASEGLSPYEVAPSDGSAEQSIYICETCKSQIENPQNLDTDHWRCLSDSMWSQVPAVQVMAYRLLSALGDQDQLDMMYLEDDVKAWAQAGMLSTAANDDGGAVVQRDSNGTILAEGDTVTLIKDLEVKGAGFTAKRGTIVKNIRLTDDPRYIEGKINGSTIVLVAAFMKKA is encoded by the coding sequence ATGAGTATTGAACAAACATTAAAAGAACGCAGCGGAAATATTTGCGAATTGTGCGGTGCAAGCGAGGGATTGAGCCCTTATGAAGTTGCTCCGAGTGACGGAAGTGCAGAACAATCGATCTACATCTGCGAAACCTGCAAAAGCCAAATTGAAAACCCTCAAAATCTCGATACAGATCACTGGCGATGTCTAAGCGACAGCATGTGGAGCCAAGTCCCAGCCGTACAAGTAATGGCATATCGCCTTCTCAGCGCACTTGGTGATCAAGATCAACTCGATATGATGTATCTCGAAGACGATGTCAAAGCATGGGCACAAGCCGGAATGCTCAGCACTGCCGCAAACGATGATGGCGGAGCAGTTGTTCAACGCGACAGCAACGGAACCATCCTAGCAGAAGGTGATACCGTAACGCTGATCAAAGACCTCGAAGTTAAAGGGGCAGGATTTACCGCCAAACGCGGAACCATCGTCAAAAACATCCGCCTTACCGATGATCCGCGGTACATCGAAGGAAAAATCAACGGCAGCACGATTGTTCTCGTTGCCGCATTTATGAAAAAAGCCTAA
- a CDS encoding ribbon-helix-helix protein, CopG family: MEKVKENKFAARVTQRELSTHKEIQTAKHPGGRPKKTEEIKQSEKVFLTLTKQEKAKLDEHTARTGESIAGAIRRALKEMGMI; encoded by the coding sequence ATGGAAAAAGTAAAAGAAAACAAGTTTGCTGCACGGGTGACCCAGCGGGAACTTTCAACGCATAAAGAGATTCAAACGGCGAAACACCCGGGCGGACGTCCGAAAAAAACGGAAGAGATCAAGCAGAGCGAAAAGGTGTTTTTGACACTGACCAAACAAGAAAAAGCAAAACTCGATGAACACACGGCACGTACCGGCGAATCGATCGCCGGAGCAATCCGACGGGCACTTAAAGAGATGGGGATGATATGA
- a CDS encoding ParA family protein, translating to MNITIVNFKGGVGKSMIAHQLISGFGFYGCEIDPYGSLSDRLPERVERIDIQQKHLQKPTDETIFDFGGFDDIKLDQAISYSDLIIIPFIPTLETIQGTVDTLVRVASSNKPILMVPNMSQKENDIKDAKFVFEETLGFEIEMFPIPMSVALQTAINENRSIVDLSQQGGIKAYAYKKGSNLIRDLHEKIREYENI from the coding sequence ATGAATATTACAATTGTAAATTTTAAAGGGGGAGTGGGCAAGTCCATGATTGCCCATCAGCTTATTTCCGGATTCGGATTTTACGGTTGCGAGATTGATCCGTACGGTTCGCTCTCCGATCGTTTGCCTGAGCGGGTAGAGCGTATTGACATTCAGCAAAAACATTTGCAAAAGCCGACAGATGAGACTATTTTTGATTTTGGGGGTTTTGATGATATCAAACTCGATCAGGCCATCAGTTATTCGGATTTGATAATTATTCCGTTTATTCCGACTCTGGAGACGATTCAGGGGACGGTAGATACTTTGGTACGCGTCGCGTCGTCAAATAAACCGATCTTGATGGTGCCGAACATGAGCCAAAAAGAGAATGATATCAAGGATGCGAAATTTGTATTCGAAGAGACGCTCGGGTTTGAGATTGAGATGTTTCCGATACCTATGAGCGTTGCATTGCAGACGGCGATTAATGAAAATCGATCTATTGTCGACCTTTCGCAGCAGGGTGGGATTAAGGCGTATGCGTATAAAAAAGGTTCCAATCTAATCCGTGATCTTCATGAGAAAATCCGCGAATATGAAAACATCTAA
- the rd gene encoding rubredoxin yields the protein MTKYECDVCGYIYDPELGDPENGIPPGTPFENLPEDWICPVCSVGKEDFTELAE from the coding sequence ATGACAAAATATGAGTGTGACGTATGCGGATATATTTATGATCCGGAATTAGGTGATCCTGAGAACGGAATCCCGCCCGGAACACCGTTTGAAAACCTTCCTGAGGACTGGATTTGTCCCGTATGCAGTGTCGGCAAAGAAGATTTTACCGAATTGGCTGAATAA
- a CDS encoding thiamine pyrophosphate-dependent enzyme: protein MSTRFDRIVEDNAWCPGCGNFSILAHLKEALDEMGLDPLQSVVVSGIGQAAKTPQYMSVHMFNGLHGRALPVAQGLKVANPSLTVIAEGGDGDMYGEGGNHFMAAIRRNADIINIVHNNMVYGLTKGQASPTSQRGFKTPVQTEGVHVESFNPIATAISLDASLVIRTFSGNKEHCKKMLKIAIEHKGYVLIDIFQPCVTFNKTNTFKWFKENVYELPEDYDPRDKVKAFEKALESHPFPLGVIYKSPPKAILENVLRDESGLGDKPLYSTTVDYQRLGIEMEKYI, encoded by the coding sequence ATGAGTACACGGTTTGACCGAATCGTAGAAGATAACGCCTGGTGCCCCGGATGCGGAAATTTTTCGATTCTTGCCCATTTAAAAGAGGCGTTGGATGAAATGGGGCTTGATCCGCTTCAGAGCGTAGTGGTTTCGGGGATAGGACAGGCGGCGAAAACACCGCAATACATGAGTGTTCATATGTTTAACGGACTGCACGGCAGGGCACTCCCCGTCGCTCAGGGGCTGAAAGTAGCCAATCCCTCACTGACGGTGATCGCCGAAGGAGGCGATGGCGATATGTACGGTGAAGGGGGAAACCATTTTATGGCGGCAATCCGACGAAACGCCGATATAATCAACATCGTCCATAACAACATGGTCTACGGTCTTACCAAGGGCCAAGCTTCTCCGACATCCCAGCGGGGGTTTAAAACACCGGTGCAGACCGAAGGGGTGCATGTGGAATCGTTTAATCCGATAGCGACGGCGATATCGCTCGATGCATCGCTCGTCATCCGAACATTTTCGGGGAACAAGGAGCACTGCAAAAAAATGCTCAAAATAGCGATCGAGCACAAAGGGTATGTGCTGATCGATATTTTTCAGCCATGCGTGACGTTCAACAAAACCAACACCTTTAAATGGTTCAAAGAGAATGTGTACGAACTGCCGGAAGATTATGATCCGAGAGACAAGGTCAAAGCATTTGAAAAAGCGCTGGAGTCCCATCCTTTTCCGTTAGGGGTCATCTATAAAAGCCCTCCGAAAGCCATTTTGGAAAATGTCCTGAGAGACGAAAGCGGGCTTGGAGATAAACCGTTGTATTCTACTACGGTTGATTATCAACGTCTCGGCATCGAGATGGAAAAATACATTTGA
- a CDS encoding 2-oxoacid:acceptor oxidoreductase subunit alpha has product MRDSVSILIGGKAGQGIASIETLLTKGFKRAGFYTFSTKEFMSRVRGGSNTTLIRISKNPVNAPVYKTDIFVPLDISAFYHAQDRITKETFLIAKKGDFECDCTFYDHDLEALAKSIGSPIVSNTIAAALVFGLLGCDVDVLREIVAQLYSSELLEVNLKALEIGAKLGQDNGNCLYCIEPDLSDLQTKDFFLSGTEGVGFGAIAGGCNFISSYPMSPSTGVLTFLAKQSQAFGICVEQAEDEIAAFQMGLGGWYGGGRSITTTSGGGFALMGEGLSLSGITETPMVVYLAQRPGPATGLPTRTEQGDLELSIYSGHGEFPRIVLAPGDVRECFDLARRAFELADVYQIPVIVLSDQYLADSYFHVERFEINPKQPVHHIIKTEADYKRYSLSDDGISPRGIPGYGEGFVLVDSDEHTEEGLITESMTVRNEQNGKRLKKRELISKEAIVPEGDVGGDIVIVGWGSTKHIIKEAVERVGDDRVSAIHFSWVHPLSESQLALLRDAKQVITVENNGTGQFARLLKVHGIVIHDQILKSDGLPFFVDELSEKIASVLKEIR; this is encoded by the coding sequence ATGAGAGATTCGGTTTCGATATTGATCGGGGGAAAAGCGGGGCAGGGGATTGCGAGTATCGAAACCCTTTTGACCAAAGGATTTAAGCGAGCCGGATTTTATACCTTTTCGACCAAAGAGTTCATGTCCAGAGTTCGTGGGGGCAGCAACACGACGCTGATCCGCATCTCGAAGAATCCGGTTAATGCTCCCGTTTACAAAACGGATATTTTTGTTCCTTTGGACATCAGTGCTTTTTACCATGCGCAAGATCGGATTACAAAAGAGACCTTTTTAATCGCCAAAAAAGGGGATTTCGAATGCGACTGCACGTTTTACGATCACGATTTGGAAGCTTTGGCCAAAAGTATCGGGAGCCCGATCGTCTCTAATACGATAGCGGCAGCACTGGTGTTCGGACTGCTCGGATGCGATGTGGATGTGTTGAGAGAGATTGTAGCACAGCTGTACAGCAGTGAGCTGCTCGAAGTGAATCTCAAAGCGCTAGAGATCGGAGCGAAACTGGGTCAGGATAACGGAAATTGTCTGTACTGTATCGAACCGGATCTCTCAGACCTGCAAACAAAAGATTTCTTTTTGAGTGGGACGGAAGGAGTCGGGTTCGGAGCAATCGCGGGTGGATGCAATTTTATCTCCAGCTACCCGATGAGCCCATCGACAGGGGTGCTGACCTTTTTGGCGAAGCAGAGTCAGGCTTTCGGTATCTGTGTCGAGCAGGCGGAAGATGAGATCGCGGCGTTTCAGATGGGTCTGGGGGGCTGGTATGGGGGCGGACGATCTATCACGACGACGAGTGGAGGCGGATTTGCTCTGATGGGGGAGGGACTCAGTCTCAGCGGGATTACCGAAACGCCGATGGTTGTCTATCTGGCGCAGCGTCCCGGCCCCGCGACCGGTCTCCCGACACGGACGGAACAGGGAGATTTGGAACTCTCCATCTACAGCGGTCACGGGGAGTTTCCGAGGATCGTACTGGCACCGGGAGACGTGAGAGAGTGTTTTGATTTAGCCAGAAGGGCCTTTGAACTCGCAGATGTGTATCAAATTCCGGTGATTGTCTTGAGTGATCAGTATTTGGCAGACAGCTATTTTCATGTCGAGCGGTTTGAAATCAATCCGAAACAGCCTGTTCATCACATCATAAAAACCGAGGCGGACTATAAGCGCTATTCTTTGAGCGATGATGGGATCAGCCCCCGCGGAATCCCCGGATACGGTGAGGGGTTCGTGCTTGTCGATTCGGATGAACATACTGAGGAAGGGCTGATTACCGAGAGTATGACCGTCCGTAACGAGCAAAACGGCAAACGTCTTAAAAAACGGGAGTTGATTTCTAAGGAAGCGATTGTTCCCGAAGGGGATGTCGGAGGGGATATTGTCATCGTTGGCTGGGGAAGTACGAAACACATCATTAAAGAGGCCGTGGAGAGAGTCGGTGATGATAGGGTATCGGCGATCCATTTTTCATGGGTTCATCCGCTGAGCGAATCTCAGTTGGCTCTGTTAAGAGATGCAAAACAGGTCATAACGGTCGAAAATAATGGGACGGGACAGTTTGCAAGACTTCTCAAAGTGCACGGTATCGTGATTCATGATCAGATACTAAAATCCGACGGCTTGCCATTTTTTGTAGACGAGCTCTCCGAAAAGATTGCATCCGTACTAAAGGAGATCCGATGA
- a CDS encoding DUF2231 domain-containing protein → MQQFTEEELQKYNGQDGAPTYIAFKGKVYDVSSSKLWKNGAHFKRHFAGCDLTPEMEDAPHADEVFEHFESIGLFIPSTKKSPQDEKEARKERYRQWYATYHPHPMLVHFPIALHYFSGVADILFLINPSVAYEESVFLSFFMATVMGIFALFAGVFSWWINYDLVKSKPFMIKLVGALFTLLVGVIPIIQMFMNSNIPFEKGIDGIIYHSIIFLTVISVTIVGYYGGKITWGARQ, encoded by the coding sequence ATGCAGCAATTTACCGAGGAAGAGCTTCAAAAATACAATGGTCAAGACGGTGCGCCGACTTACATCGCTTTCAAAGGGAAAGTATACGACGTCAGTTCGTCCAAACTGTGGAAAAACGGAGCCCATTTTAAACGACATTTTGCAGGGTGTGATCTAACACCTGAAATGGAAGATGCGCCTCACGCCGATGAGGTCTTCGAACACTTTGAATCCATCGGACTTTTTATTCCGTCGACCAAAAAGTCGCCGCAAGATGAAAAAGAGGCTCGAAAAGAGCGATACCGACAATGGTACGCAACTTACCACCCTCATCCGATGCTTGTCCATTTTCCCATTGCATTGCATTATTTTAGCGGTGTGGCGGATATCCTGTTTTTAATAAATCCCTCTGTTGCGTATGAAGAGAGTGTATTTTTATCCTTTTTTATGGCTACGGTAATGGGAATATTTGCTTTATTTGCAGGAGTATTCAGCTGGTGGATCAACTATGATCTAGTTAAATCCAAGCCGTTTATGATCAAGCTTGTCGGCGCCTTGTTTACTCTGCTCGTCGGAGTGATTCCCATCATCCAAATGTTTATGAATTCAAATATCCCTTTTGAAAAAGGTATAGACGGGATTATTTACCATTCAATTATTTTTCTAACGGTAATTTCGGTAACGATCGTCGGATATTACGGCGGAAAAATTACCTGGGGGGCGAGACAATGA
- a CDS encoding response regulator transcription factor: protein MRILIADDEPELLELLKLSLQNEEWIIDTVSDVNDAKTYLDAYSYRIFLVDRTFHGKDRVKELITYGRTKNPSMGILVLSALGTIDEKVQGLEYGADDYLEKPFDIKELRARLAALSRRYVPKVKNFEDIEIDTNSKTIKKAGNEILLSSNEQKLFFYLLERGNIASRDEIMDALYDNPQNITSNAIDELIGRIRRKLHPGIIKTIKTRGYLIAV from the coding sequence ATGCGTATACTCATTGCTGATGATGAGCCTGAGCTCCTTGAATTGTTAAAACTCTCTTTGCAAAATGAAGAGTGGATTATTGACACGGTCAGTGATGTAAATGATGCCAAAACGTATCTGGATGCCTATTCGTACCGGATTTTTCTTGTGGACCGTACTTTTCATGGAAAAGATCGTGTAAAAGAATTAATCACGTACGGCAGAACTAAAAATCCATCAATGGGAATTTTAGTCCTGAGTGCATTGGGCACCATTGATGAAAAAGTTCAGGGGCTTGAATACGGGGCGGATGATTATCTGGAAAAACCGTTCGATATTAAAGAGCTGCGGGCGCGTTTGGCTGCTTTGTCCCGTCGTTATGTACCCAAAGTAAAAAACTTTGAAGACATTGAAATCGATACGAATTCTAAAACAATCAAAAAAGCGGGGAATGAAATTCTCCTCAGCAGTAATGAGCAAAAATTATTTTTTTATCTTTTAGAGCGGGGCAACATCGCTTCCCGTGATGAAATTATGGACGCCCTTTATGATAATCCTCAGAATATCACCTCAAATGCGATTGATGAGCTGATCGGACGGATACGCCGCAAGCTTCATCCCGGTATTATTAAAACCATAAAAACACGAGGATATCTCATTGCAGTTTAA
- a CDS encoding DUF3240 family protein — MNMTSMDIYFEIANKDTLVDLLLEEGYDDFYFFSCKRYSAGAFLISAEEQVSARRDFGLFRLFLHDTEALVLSAAIKRELKDKTIKIFMTGVKEL; from the coding sequence ATGAATATGACAAGTATGGATATTTACTTCGAAATCGCCAATAAAGATACATTGGTTGATTTATTATTGGAAGAAGGATATGATGATTTCTACTTTTTCTCTTGCAAACGCTACAGCGCCGGAGCTTTTCTGATAAGTGCCGAGGAACAAGTCAGTGCGAGGAGAGATTTTGGACTGTTTCGTCTTTTCCTTCATGATACCGAAGCGTTAGTTCTCTCTGCCGCTATCAAAAGAGAATTAAAAGATAAAACGATCAAGATATTCATGACCGGAGTGAAAGAGCTGTAG
- a CDS encoding efflux RND transporter permease subunit has product MLNSIIEFSLKQRLIVILLSLALFGYGVYSFYKIPIDAFPDISSTQVKIILKAPGMTPEEVENRVVKPLEAELLGLENEKLLKSTSKYAIADITIDFNDGTDIYRARNQVSEKLASLLPTLPKGVEGGMAPITTPLGEAFMFTIEGNISPKEKRELLDFVIRPVLRGAKGVADVNSLGGEARAIVVQPDYTAMRHLGIPLSTLQDTLEKNLKNDGAGRVDANEESYLVKVQSGVKDASEIANITIHSNNGPIRVGDFCEVRDDSRTRLGFVTKDGVGEATEGLVLTLKGANAQETISQIKERLEQLKPMLPAGVSIVPFYDRSNLIEKAVGTVSKALVEAIVLVIVLLMVFLGDVRAAIAVSVILPFSIAIAFLMMRYFGLSANLMSLGGLAIAIGMLVDSAVVVVENAFAKLSENDTSLPKLHQVYRATKEVSTAVFSGILIIAVVFLPLLTLEGLEGKLFAPVALTIVFALFGSLLLSLTLIPVVSSLILKSTPHEETFIGKFFARLYEPMLKFALTRTKVLFTGAVAFLIISFTLFAFVGKSFMPTLDEGDIILGIETPPSISLEKSKELNLAIQRTLIEHVPEIKTIVARTGSDELGLDPMGLNQTDTFITLKPQKEWKAKNKEEIKSEIQESLKNFPGISFSFTQPIEMRISEMLTGSRGDLAIKIYGSDIDKLNELSQNIADTLDKIKGSSEVFTTLNEGVNYLSVKPNRTESAKTGVDTAELELFLKTALEGVTIDELSIDNTRIPVLMRLDSEVSQDMELFKSLELPLSDGFSVPISSVAQIETSEGALKVDRENGKRYSTVRANVEGRDLVGFVEEAKQKIDANIKLPQGYTIVYGGQFENQQRAAAKLMTVIPISIGVIFLILFFTFRSVSATALILLNIPFAVTGGIISLYFSGEYLSVPASVGFIALFGIAVLNGVVMVSYFNTLLGNGYSIDDAVAEGARRRLRPVLMTAFIAALGLLPLLFASGVGSEIQKPLAIVVLGGLVTSTILTLLILPPAFKMIYKKGQ; this is encoded by the coding sequence ATGCTGAACTCTATTATTGAATTTTCTCTCAAGCAGCGGCTCATCGTCATCCTCCTCTCCCTGGCCCTGTTTGGGTATGGGGTCTATTCGTTTTATAAAATACCGATTGATGCTTTTCCGGACATTTCATCGACACAGGTGAAAATCATTTTGAAAGCACCCGGAATGACCCCTGAAGAGGTTGAAAACCGTGTTGTTAAACCGTTGGAAGCAGAATTGCTGGGATTGGAAAATGAGAAGCTTCTCAAGAGTACGTCAAAATATGCGATTGCCGACATAACGATCGATTTTAACGACGGTACGGATATTTATCGGGCACGTAATCAAGTTTCTGAAAAACTTGCATCGCTTTTGCCGACACTCCCAAAAGGGGTGGAAGGGGGAATGGCCCCTATTACTACACCGCTTGGCGAAGCATTTATGTTTACGATTGAAGGAAATATAAGCCCAAAAGAGAAACGTGAATTGCTGGACTTTGTCATTCGTCCGGTATTGCGGGGCGCCAAAGGGGTAGCCGATGTCAATTCGCTAGGCGGGGAAGCACGGGCTATTGTCGTACAGCCTGATTATACGGCAATGCGTCATCTGGGGATACCTCTGAGCACCCTGCAGGACACATTGGAAAAAAATCTGAAAAACGACGGGGCGGGACGGGTTGACGCAAACGAAGAGAGCTATCTGGTTAAAGTTCAAAGCGGTGTCAAAGATGCGAGTGAAATAGCCAACATCACGATCCATTCCAATAACGGACCGATCCGTGTCGGCGATTTTTGTGAAGTTCGGGACGATTCGAGAACGCGATTGGGATTTGTTACCAAAGACGGTGTCGGAGAAGCGACGGAAGGTCTGGTTTTGACGCTTAAAGGGGCAAATGCCCAAGAGACGATTTCACAGATCAAAGAACGGCTCGAACAACTGAAACCGATGCTTCCCGCAGGTGTGAGCATCGTCCCTTTTTATGACCGGAGCAATCTGATTGAGAAGGCGGTCGGTACGGTTTCCAAAGCGTTGGTGGAAGCCATCGTATTGGTTATTGTTCTTCTCATGGTCTTTTTGGGAGATGTTCGTGCGGCAATCGCCGTGAGTGTCATCTTGCCGTTTTCAATCGCGATTGCGTTTTTAATGATGAGATATTTTGGTTTGAGCGCCAATCTGATGAGTTTGGGAGGGTTGGCAATCGCGATCGGTATGCTGGTCGATTCCGCGGTCGTAGTTGTTGAAAATGCGTTTGCCAAACTCAGTGAAAATGATACGTCACTTCCAAAATTGCATCAAGTTTATCGAGCGACCAAAGAGGTGAGTACTGCCGTATTCAGCGGTATTTTGATCATTGCGGTCGTCTTTTTGCCGTTATTGACATTGGAAGGGCTGGAAGGGAAATTATTTGCTCCGGTAGCACTGACCATCGTTTTCGCACTGTTCGGTTCGCTTCTTCTATCGTTAACGCTCATTCCGGTTGTAAGTTCTTTGATTTTAAAGAGTACCCCTCATGAAGAGACGTTTATCGGCAAATTCTTTGCGCGTCTGTATGAACCGATGCTAAAATTTGCATTGACCCGTACAAAAGTCCTTTTTACCGGAGCGGTCGCTTTCTTGATTATCAGCTTTACCCTGTTTGCATTTGTAGGGAAAAGCTTTATGCCGACTTTGGATGAGGGAGATATTATTTTAGGGATTGAAACCCCTCCGTCTATTTCGCTTGAAAAATCCAAAGAACTCAATCTGGCCATACAACGTACGTTGATTGAGCATGTTCCAGAAATCAAAACGATCGTTGCGAGAACCGGATCCGATGAACTCGGACTCGATCCTATGGGGTTAAATCAAACCGATACGTTTATTACGTTAAAACCGCAAAAAGAATGGAAAGCGAAGAATAAAGAAGAGATCAAAAGTGAAATTCAAGAGTCACTCAAAAATTTTCCGGGGATCAGTTTTAGCTTTACCCAACCGATCGAAATGCGGATATCGGAGATGCTAACGGGTTCACGGGGTGATTTGGCGATCAAGATTTATGGAAGCGACATTGACAAGCTGAATGAACTCAGTCAAAATATTGCCGATACGCTTGATAAGATAAAAGGTTCGTCCGAAGTGTTTACAACCCTTAACGAAGGGGTGAATTATCTCAGCGTAAAACCTAATCGGACAGAATCGGCCAAGACCGGTGTCGATACGGCTGAACTCGAACTGTTTCTAAAAACGGCCTTGGAAGGGGTTACGATCGATGAGCTTTCGATCGATAATACACGAATTCCCGTGTTGATGCGGCTTGACAGTGAAGTCTCTCAAGATATGGAACTGTTCAAATCGCTGGAACTTCCGCTAAGTGACGGATTTTCGGTCCCTATTTCAAGTGTTGCCCAAATTGAAACCAGTGAAGGGGCTTTGAAAGTAGATCGTGAAAACGGGAAACGATACAGTACCGTACGTGCCAATGTTGAAGGGCGGGATTTGGTCGGATTTGTAGAAGAAGCCAAACAAAAAATCGATGCCAACATCAAACTCCCTCAAGGGTATACCATCGTATACGGCGGACAATTTGAAAATCAGCAACGCGCTGCGGCGAAGTTGATGACGGTCATTCCAATCAGTATCGGGGTCATCTTCCTGATTCTTTTCTTTACGTTCCGTTCTGTGAGTGCGACTGCTCTCATTTTGCTCAACATTCCGTTTGCGGTGACCGGCGGTATCATTTCACTGTATTTCAGCGGAGAGTATCTTTCTGTACCGGCATCGGTCGGATTTATCGCACTTTTCGGAATCGCGGTACTCAACGGGGTTGTTATGGTCAGTTATTTTAATACCCTTTTAGGCAATGGCTATTCGATTGATGATGCGGTTGCGGAGGGGGCGCGCAGACGTCTTCGCCCTGTCCTTATGACGGCCTTCATTGCCGCCTTGGGTCTTTTACCGTTGCTGTTTGCCTCAGGGGTCGGGAGTGAGATCCAAAAACCGCTGGCAATCGTTGTATTGGGCGGATTAGTGACATCGACGATCCTGACACTTCTCATTTTGCCGCCTGCGTTTAAAATGATTTATAAAAAGGGTCAGTGA